From one Culex quinquefasciatus strain JHB chromosome 3, VPISU_Cqui_1.0_pri_paternal, whole genome shotgun sequence genomic stretch:
- the LOC119769571 gene encoding uncharacterized protein LOC119769571 isoform X2, whose protein sequence is MDSTVKLNFYQINMSQKSSTTVQKPSRPKTVAARRRQPSPARKSTSQESLQLQPAHKLGHIPEYLRKARKLTAEGDDGQNVSRDKCHHLEEENARLKQTCDAQQQLIRSLQERVAQLDAVVLEIKPELARLCGEIEARERKIQSMERTLVDGNATRLDRLCEEVQGLRQLVQQPAEVFQHYGRQLNGTMDMLARSYYELLSMV, encoded by the coding sequence ATGGATTCAACTGTCAAGTTAAATTTCTATCAAATCAACATGTCCCAAAAATCCTCCACCACCGTCCAAAAACCATCCCGTCCCAAAACAGTCGCGGCCCGCCGCCGCCAGCCATCGCCAGCTCGGAAATCCACCTCGCAAGAATCGCTCCAGCTGCAGCCAGCCCACAAGTTGGGCCACATTCCGGAATACCTCCGAAAAGCGCGAAAGCTCACCGCCGAGGGTGACGACGGTCAAAACGTTTCCCGGGACAAATGCCACCACCTGGAGGAGGAAAACGCTCGCCTGAAGCAGACATGCGACGCCCAGCAGCAGCTGATTCGGTCCCTGCAGGAACGCGTTGCCCAGCTGGATGCCGTTGTGCTGGAAATCAAGCCCGAGCTGGCACGGCTCTGCGGCGAGATTGAAGCACGGGAGCGGAAAATCCAAAGCATGGAACGAACGCTGGTTGATGGGAACGCCACCAGGTTGGATCGCCTCTGTGAGGAGGTGCAAGGGTTGCGACAGCTGGTGCAACAACCGGCGGAGGTTTTCCAACACTATGGACGCCAGCTGAACGGCACCATGGACATGCTGGCACGGAGCTACTACGAGCTGCTATCGATGGTGTag
- the LOC119769571 gene encoding uncharacterized protein LOC119769571 isoform X1 has translation MDSTVKLNFYQINMSQKSSTTVQKPSRPKTVAARRRQPSPARKSTSQESLQLQPAHKLGHIPEYLRKARKLTAEGDDGQNVSRDKCHHLEEENARLKQTCDAQQQLIRSLQERVAQLDAVVLEIKPELARLCGEIEARERKIQSMERTLVDGNATRLDRLCEEVQGLRQLVQQPAEVFQHYGRQLNGTMDMLARSYYELLSMVETRRINGQDEYPDRNFDRQKMRLDKRSKHTQIRVKKYDG, from the exons ATGGATTCAACTGTCAAGTTAAATTTCTATCAAATCAACATGTCCCAAAAATCCTCCACCACCGTCCAAAAACCATCCCGTCCCAAAACAGTCGCGGCCCGCCGCCGCCAGCCATCGCCAGCTCGGAAATCCACCTCGCAAGAATCGCTCCAGCTGCAGCCAGCCCACAAGTTGGGCCACATTCCGGAATACCTCCGAAAAGCGCGAAAGCTCACCGCCGAGGGTGACGACGGTCAAAACGTTTCCCGGGACAAATGCCACCACCTGGAGGAGGAAAACGCTCGCCTGAAGCAGACATGCGACGCCCAGCAGCAGCTGATTCGGTCCCTGCAGGAACGCGTTGCCCAGCTGGATGCCGTTGTGCTGGAAATCAAGCCCGAGCTGGCACGGCTCTGCGGCGAGATTGAAGCACGGGAGCGGAAAATCCAAAGCATGGAACGAACGCTGGTTGATGGGAACGCCACCAGGTTGGATCGCCTCTGTGAGGAGGTGCAAGGGTTGCGACAGCTGGTGCAACAACCGGCGGAGGTTTTCCAACACTATGGACGCCAGCTGAACGGCACCATGGACATGCTGGCACGGAGCTACTACGAGCTGCTATCGATGGT TGAAACCCGTCGAATCAATGGCCAGGACGAGTACCCGGACCGGAACTTTGACCGACAAAAGATGCGCCTGGATAAGCGGAGCAAGCACACGCAGATTCGGGTCAAGAAGTATGATgggtaa